In a single window of the Vitis vinifera cultivar Pinot Noir 40024 chromosome 6, ASM3070453v1 genome:
- the LOC132253954 gene encoding flavonoid 3',5'-hydroxylase 2-like: MAIDTSLLLELAAATLLFFITRFFIRSLLLKSSRKLPPGPKGWPLVGALPLLGNMPHVALAKMAKRYGPVMFLKMGTNSMVVASTPGAARAFLKTLDINFSNRPPNAGATLLAYHAQDMVFADYGARWKLLRKLSNLHMLGGKALEDWSQVRAVELGHMLRAMLELSQRAEPVVVPEMLTFSMANMIGQVILSRRVFETKGSESNEFKDMVVELMTTAGYFNIGDFIPSIAWLDIQGIQRGMKHLHRKFDRLLTKMMEEHTASAHERKGNPDFLDVIMANQENSTGEKLTITNIKALLLNLFTAGTDTSSSVIEWSLAEMLKNPSILKRAHEEMDKVIGRSRRLVESDLPKLPYLQAICKESFRKHPSTPLNLPRVSTQACEVNGYYIPENTRLSVNIWAIGRDPDVWESPEEFRPERFLSGRNEKIDPRGNDFELIPFGAGRRICAGTRMGIVLVEYILGTLVHSFDWKMPDGVEINMDEAFGLALQKAVSLSAMVTPRLHQSAYAV, translated from the exons ATGGCCATAGATACAAGCCTCTTGCTTGAGCTTGCTGCAGCAACTCTACTCTTCTTCATCACCCGCTTCTTCATTCGTTCTCTCCTTCTCAAATCTTCCCGGAAGCTCCCTCCTGGCCCCAAAGGGTGGCCGCTCGTCGGCGCTCTTCCTCTTCTAGGTAACATGCCTCATGTTGCATTAGCAAAGATGGCCAAAAGATACGGGCCTGTCATGTTCTTGAAAATGGGCACTAACAGCATGGTGGTGGCCTCAACTCCCGGGGCGGCTCGGGCTTTCCTTAAAACGCTAGACATTAATTTCTCTAACCGCCCGCCTAATGCCGGTGCGACACTCTTGGCCTATCATGCCCAAGACATGGTTTTTGCGGATTATGGGGCAAGGTGGAAGCTACTGAGAAAGCTAAGCAACTTACACATGCTTGGTGGGAAGGCTCTTGAGGACTGGTCTCAGGTCCGAGCTGTTGAGCTAGGCCACATGCTTCGAGCCATGCTTGAGTTGAGCCAGCGAGCGGAGCCGGTGGTGGTGCCGGAGATGTTAACTTTTTCCATGGCCAACATGATAGGGCAAGTGATACTAAGCCGCCGGGTGTTTGAAACAAAAGGGTCGGAGTCAAATGAGTTCAAGGACATGGTGGTGGAGCTCATGACCACTGCTGGGTACTTCAATATTGGCGATTTTATTCCGTCCATCGCATGGCTGGACATCCAAGGGATCCAGCGCGGGATGAAGCATTTACATAGGAAGTTCGACCGGTTATTAACAAAGATGATGGAGGAGCACACGGCGTCAGCCCATGAGCGGAAGGGAAACCCAGATTTTCTGGACGTAATCATGGCAAACCAAGAAAATTCTACAGGGGAGAAGCTCACTATTACCAACATTAAAGCACTCCTCCTG AATTTATTTACTGCAGGAACAGACACTTCATCGAGCGTAATCGAGTGGTCTCTGGCTGAGATGTTGAAAAACCCGAGCATCCTCAAGCGTGCTCACGAAGAAATGGATAAAGTGATTGGAAGGAGCCGGCGGCTCGTGGAGTCTGACTTGCCAAAACTTCCATACCTACAAGCCATATGCAAGGAAAGCTTCCGGAAGCACCCATCCACCCCATTGAACCTTCCTCGTGTCTCAACCCAAGCATGTGAAGTGAACGGCTACTACATCCCAGAGAACACTAGACTTAGCGTGAACATATGGGCAATTGGGCGAGACCCTGATGTCTGGGAAAGCCCGGAAGAATTCAGGCCAGAAAGGTTTTTAAgtggaagaaatgaaaaaattgatCCTCGTGGAAATGATTTTGAGTTGATCCCGTTTGGGGCTGGACGAAGGATTTGCGCTGGCACTAGAATGGGAATAGTGCTGGTTGAGTACATTTTAGGGACGTTGGTACATTCATTTGACTGGAAAATGCCGGATGGAGTTGAGATCAACATGGACGAAGCTTTCGGGCTTGCGCTGCAGAAGGCAGTTTCTCTTTCGGCCATGGTGACACCAAGGCTTCACCAGAGTGCGTATGCAGTCTGA